A region of Trichocoleus sp. FACHB-46 DNA encodes the following proteins:
- a CDS encoding ABC transporter permease: MKKEERIKEKGIQRYGRVLRLFWGTAIAAEMEYRLNFVLSAFTSLGNLIGSLFGLFLFYRTDYTFEGWSWDEALVVLGVFTVLQGFSSTFLGPNLNHIVQHVQQGTLDFVLLKPINSQFWLSTRTISPWGLPDILFGCLVIGYAGRRLGIEAPAYFLGAVPLCFGFISLYSLWFMLGATSIWFVKIYNVTEVLRGLLEAGRYPMVAYPVAYRFFFTFIVPVAFLTTIPSEALLGRVELVWLLGAGLLALALFLVSRMFWQFALRFYTSASS, translated from the coding sequence ATGAAAAAAGAAGAGAGGATCAAGGAGAAAGGGATACAGCGTTATGGGCGGGTGTTGCGGTTGTTTTGGGGAACGGCGATCGCGGCGGAGATGGAGTATCGGCTCAACTTTGTGCTGTCGGCTTTTACGAGTTTGGGCAACTTGATTGGTAGTTTGTTTGGGCTGTTTTTGTTTTACCGTACAGACTACACCTTTGAAGGTTGGTCTTGGGACGAAGCCTTGGTGGTGTTGGGCGTGTTCACCGTGCTTCAGGGCTTTTCCAGTACCTTTCTCGGCCCCAACTTAAACCACATTGTGCAGCATGTGCAGCAGGGTACGCTGGATTTCGTCCTGTTGAAACCGATTAACAGTCAGTTTTGGCTCTCAACCCGTACTATTTCTCCTTGGGGCTTACCGGATATCTTATTTGGTTGCTTGGTGATTGGCTATGCGGGGCGGCGGTTGGGAATTGAAGCTCCTGCTTATTTCCTTGGTGCGGTGCCATTGTGCTTCGGGTTTATCAGCCTCTACAGCTTGTGGTTTATGTTGGGAGCCACGAGTATCTGGTTCGTTAAAATCTATAACGTCACCGAAGTTTTGCGCGGTTTATTAGAAGCGGGCCGTTATCCAATGGTGGCTTATCCCGTCGCTTACCGATTTTTCTTTACCTTTATCGTGCCTGTGGCGTTTCTGACCACCATTCCTTCCGAAGCCCTACTAGGCCGAGTAGAACTCGTTTGGTTGCTGGGAGCAGGCTTGTTAGCCTTAGCTTTGTTCTTAGTCTCTCGGATGTTTTGGCAGTTTGCTTTGCGCTTCTATACGAGTGCGTCCAGTTGA
- a CDS encoding ABC-2 family transporter protein, protein MRRAWKITQALLSVYYAYMLEYRAELLLWALSGSLPLILMGVWIQAAQGGQLSLSPIDFVRYFLAVFIVRQITVVWVIWEFEKEVVEGKLSPRLLQPLDPVWHHVTAHVSERLARLPFVGGLIILFFLLYPQAAWIPPVSNILLFSLATAIAFALRFLIQHTFALFAFWIERASAIEQFWFLLYLFLSGLVAPLEMFPPAVRNVVLWTPFPYMVHFPASLLVGLPVNFGQGCLVMAGWGLLFLGLNRWLWRQGLKQYSGMGA, encoded by the coding sequence ATGAGGAGAGCCTGGAAAATTACTCAAGCTTTGCTCTCGGTTTACTACGCTTATATGTTGGAGTACCGAGCGGAGCTGCTGTTGTGGGCTTTGTCGGGTTCCTTGCCCCTGATATTGATGGGAGTTTGGATTCAAGCAGCTCAAGGCGGACAGTTGAGCTTGTCTCCTATCGATTTTGTGCGCTATTTTTTGGCCGTGTTTATCGTGCGGCAGATCACGGTCGTTTGGGTGATTTGGGAGTTTGAGAAAGAAGTGGTGGAGGGCAAGCTGTCACCCCGACTCTTGCAGCCGCTTGATCCGGTTTGGCATCATGTCACTGCTCACGTATCCGAAAGATTGGCGCGTTTGCCCTTTGTCGGTGGGCTAATTATTTTATTTTTCCTGCTCTATCCGCAAGCGGCCTGGATTCCACCCGTAAGCAATATTTTGTTGTTTAGCTTAGCGACTGCGATCGCCTTTGCTTTGCGTTTTCTGATTCAGCATACCTTTGCTTTATTCGCCTTTTGGATCGAACGAGCCAGTGCGATCGAGCAGTTCTGGTTTTTGCTTTATCTCTTTTTATCCGGTTTGGTAGCACCGTTAGAGATGTTTCCGCCCGCAGTTCGCAACGTGGTTCTGTGGACGCCGTTTCCTTACATGGTCCACTTTCCTGCCAGCTTACTCGTCGGACTGCCAGTGAATTTCGGCCAAGGATGTTTAGTCATGGCAGGCTGGGGTTTACTGTTTTTGGGGTTAAATCGTTGGCTCTGGAGACAAGGGCTGAAGCAGTATTCGGGAATGGGGGCTTAA
- a CDS encoding ATP-binding cassette domain-containing protein translates to MSIIVAEDLSKVYPVAVKEPGLKGTLLHFVRRNYRLVQAVQQVSFQIEAGEVVGFLGANGAGKTTTLKMLTGLIHPSSGQVRVAGQVPFRREASFLQNITLVMGQKQQLIWDLPALDSLRINAAVYGISDKELQYRIGELAEMLSLQAKLTQPVRKLSLGERMKAELLAALLHHPQVLFLDEPTLGLDVNAQVSVRDFLREYNQRYGATVLLTSHYMADITALCKRVLVIHQGQLIYDGSLEGLSERFAPCREVKVELAQPKSKAELLSYGDIEAVDGRMVRFVVPQESLTRTVARILAELEVVDLAVTDPPIEEVIGQLFRAGVAV, encoded by the coding sequence ATGTCTATCATCGTGGCTGAAGACCTGAGCAAGGTCTATCCTGTAGCGGTCAAAGAGCCAGGTCTGAAGGGGACATTGCTTCACTTCGTGCGGCGTAACTACCGCTTGGTGCAAGCAGTACAGCAAGTTTCGTTTCAGATAGAAGCGGGTGAAGTGGTTGGTTTTTTGGGAGCTAATGGTGCAGGCAAAACCACTACACTCAAAATGCTCACCGGGCTGATTCACCCTTCATCGGGACAAGTTCGGGTGGCGGGGCAGGTACCGTTTCGGCGTGAGGCCAGCTTTCTGCAAAACATCACGCTAGTCATGGGTCAAAAGCAACAATTGATCTGGGACTTGCCAGCGCTGGATTCTCTGCGGATCAATGCTGCGGTTTATGGCATTTCGGACAAAGAACTCCAGTATCGGATTGGCGAATTAGCCGAGATGTTGTCTCTGCAAGCCAAGCTAACCCAACCTGTCCGGAAGCTGTCTCTTGGTGAACGGATGAAAGCCGAACTTCTAGCAGCTTTGCTCCACCATCCTCAAGTTTTGTTTCTAGACGAACCCACTTTAGGCTTGGATGTCAACGCTCAGGTGAGTGTACGGGACTTTTTGCGGGAATATAATCAGCGCTATGGAGCCACTGTGCTGCTGACCAGTCACTACATGGCAGACATCACAGCGCTGTGTAAGCGGGTGCTGGTGATTCATCAGGGACAGTTGATTTACGACGGTAGCTTAGAAGGGCTGTCGGAACGCTTTGCCCCTTGCCGTGAAGTCAAAGTGGAATTGGCTCAACCCAAGTCCAAAGCGGAGTTGTTGAGTTACGGGGACATCGAAGCGGTGGATGGCCGCATGGTGCGATTTGTCGTACCTCAAGAATCTTTAACCCGTACAGTGGCTCGGATTCTCGCGGAACTAGAGGTGGTCGATCTAGCGGTGACAGACCCTCCGATCGAAGAAGTGATCGGTCAGTTGTTCCGGGCAGGAGTGGCGGTATGA
- a CDS encoding bifunctional diguanylate cyclase/phosphodiesterase produces MLYFPETLLSSSGGRLVALATGLTFLAASARWLSARVATAIARVPTNPSPQTPTIPDEWHPDEWQPFQQAPLAAIAWNVHGEITHWNPSAAQVFGYSPQEAIGRQAALIVPSHIKAYANQVWHDLINQRGGTRSINENVTQDGRTIICEWFNAPLLDAQGQVLGAISFVQDITERTQVEKQLLQSAFFDSLTGLPNRAFFSDRLHQAAAKVSRQSDGCFAVLFLDLDRFKVVNDSLGHLFGDQLLVEVAQRLQACLHIGDTLAHLAGDEFAILLEHIQDIKDATCVARQIQEAVKRPFMLNGHEVFTTISIGIALSTIDYEKPDNLLRDADTAMYRAKALGKARYEVFTLAMHDHAVTLLQLENDLRRAIQRQEFLVHYQPIVSLRNSKVIGFEALVRWQHATRGLISPAEFIPVAEETNLIVPIGWWVLEAACQQMRSWQLQFPTTATWTMSVNLSGKQIAQPDLVERIRQILTATGLSPRNLKLEITESVLMQNPEATTALFLQLQALGIRLSIDDFGTGYSSLAYLHHFPIDTLKIDRSFVTSVDTDAEKLAIIRTIVTLAWNLGMDVIAEGVETAKQLAQLKALKCEAGQGYLFAKPMSGEAATAFIQAHCYRFTRKSS; encoded by the coding sequence ATGCTTTATTTCCCTGAGACCCTGCTCAGTTCGTCTGGTGGGCGCTTAGTTGCTCTTGCGACTGGGTTGACTTTCTTGGCTGCTAGCGCACGTTGGCTGAGCGCTAGGGTAGCTACGGCGATCGCCCGTGTTCCAACTAACCCATCACCTCAAACCCCAACCATTCCAGACGAGTGGCATCCAGACGAGTGGCAACCGTTTCAGCAAGCGCCCCTCGCCGCGATCGCCTGGAATGTACATGGTGAGATCACCCACTGGAATCCCAGTGCAGCTCAAGTCTTTGGTTACAGCCCCCAGGAAGCGATCGGTCGGCAAGCAGCTTTAATCGTCCCTAGCCACATCAAGGCTTATGCCAATCAAGTTTGGCATGACCTGATCAACCAACGCGGGGGCACTCGCAGTATCAACGAGAATGTGACACAAGATGGCAGAACAATTATTTGTGAGTGGTTCAATGCGCCGCTACTAGACGCACAAGGGCAGGTGCTTGGGGCCATTTCTTTCGTGCAGGATATTACAGAACGCACGCAGGTTGAGAAGCAACTGCTACAAAGTGCTTTTTTTGATAGCTTGACTGGCTTACCGAATCGCGCTTTCTTTAGCGATCGCCTGCACCAAGCAGCCGCCAAAGTCAGCCGCCAATCTGATGGTTGCTTTGCCGTTCTTTTTCTCGACCTAGACCGCTTCAAAGTGGTGAATGACAGTCTGGGACATTTATTCGGCGACCAGTTGCTGGTTGAAGTCGCCCAACGATTGCAAGCTTGCTTACATATAGGCGACACGCTAGCTCATCTGGCTGGAGATGAGTTTGCGATTCTACTAGAGCACATTCAAGACATCAAGGATGCGACCTGCGTAGCAAGGCAGATTCAAGAAGCCGTCAAGAGGCCCTTTATGCTCAATGGCCATGAGGTGTTTACCACCATTAGTATTGGCATCGCCCTCAGCACGATTGATTACGAAAAGCCAGATAACCTGCTGCGGGATGCAGACACAGCCATGTATCGTGCCAAAGCTTTAGGCAAAGCTCGGTACGAAGTCTTTACTTTGGCCATGCACGATCATGCTGTCACACTGCTGCAACTCGAAAATGACCTGCGACGAGCGATTCAGCGGCAAGAATTTTTAGTGCATTACCAACCAATTGTTTCGCTGCGAAACAGCAAAGTGATTGGATTTGAAGCTTTAGTCCGTTGGCAGCATGCTACAAGAGGCCTCATTTCCCCAGCGGAATTTATTCCGGTTGCTGAAGAAACGAACTTAATTGTGCCCATCGGATGGTGGGTACTGGAAGCCGCTTGCCAGCAGATGCGGTCTTGGCAGCTGCAATTTCCCACGACAGCAACTTGGACAATGAGCGTGAATCTCTCTGGGAAGCAAATTGCCCAACCCGATCTAGTAGAACGAATTCGTCAAATTCTGACGGCAACGGGTTTGAGCCCTCGCAACTTGAAATTAGAAATTACCGAGAGCGTGCTCATGCAGAATCCTGAGGCGACCACAGCCCTCTTTTTACAACTGCAAGCCCTAGGAATTCGGTTATCAATTGACGATTTCGGGACAGGTTATTCCTCGTTAGCTTATCTGCATCACTTTCCCATCGACACCTTGAAGATCGATCGCTCCTTTGTAACGAGTGTAGATACAGATGCCGAGAAGTTAGCCATCATTCGCACCATTGTTACCCTAGCCTGGAACCTAGGAATGGATGTAATTGCCGAGGGTGTGGAAACAGCGAAGCAGTTAGCTCAACTCAAAGCCTTAAAGTGTGAAGCAGGACAAGGTTACTTGTTTGCTAAGCCTATGAGTGGTGAGGCAGCAACGGCCTTTATTCAAGCTCATTGCTACCGCTTCACCCGCAAATCTAGTTGA
- a CDS encoding aldo/keto reductase, which produces METKRLGNTGITISAIGLGGMPMSLSDRPTETQAIATIHRALDLGVTLIDTADSYCKDESDKHHNERLIHKALQQYDGEKSHVKVATKGGLMRPNGSWTRNGNPEHLRETIRVSFEALGGEQPIDLWQYHAPDPNYTIEASLTPVKEAVEQGLIRFVGVSNFSVEQIKQARQVVDVVSVQNQYNPWYRQPETDGVLEYCEQEQLTFIPWSPLGGSRRFGKLQDIPAIAQLAQSYNSSVYCIVLAWLRAKSPCVVPIPGASKPSSIENSVQAIEVQLSAADITAIDRATA; this is translated from the coding sequence GTGGAAACCAAACGGCTGGGCAATACAGGTATCACGATTAGTGCGATCGGTTTGGGTGGCATGCCGATGTCCTTAAGCGATCGCCCCACCGAAACGCAAGCCATTGCCACCATTCATCGTGCCTTGGATCTGGGAGTAACCCTGATCGATACGGCAGACTCTTATTGCAAAGACGAATCCGATAAGCATCATAATGAACGGTTGATTCACAAAGCGCTCCAGCAGTATGACGGCGAGAAAAGTCACGTCAAAGTTGCGACAAAGGGCGGCTTGATGCGCCCCAATGGGTCTTGGACTCGCAATGGCAACCCAGAGCACCTGCGAGAGACGATCCGAGTCAGTTTTGAGGCGTTAGGGGGTGAGCAACCAATTGACCTTTGGCAGTACCACGCTCCTGACCCCAACTACACAATTGAAGCATCGCTCACGCCTGTCAAAGAAGCGGTGGAGCAAGGTTTGATCCGTTTCGTAGGGGTTTCCAACTTCTCGGTCGAGCAAATCAAACAAGCCCGCCAGGTAGTAGATGTAGTCTCGGTGCAGAACCAGTACAACCCCTGGTATCGCCAACCAGAGACAGATGGGGTTTTGGAGTACTGCGAGCAAGAGCAGCTCACCTTTATCCCCTGGAGTCCTTTAGGCGGTAGTCGGCGATTTGGGAAATTGCAAGATATTCCGGCGATCGCCCAACTCGCTCAGTCCTACAACTCTTCTGTTTACTGCATTGTGTTGGCTTGGTTACGTGCTAAGTCTCCCTGTGTGGTTCCCATTCCTGGCGCAAGCAAGCCTTCTAGTATCGAAAACTCTGTACAAGCGATCGAGGTGCAACTGTCAGCAGCAGACATCACGGCGATCGATCGCGCCACAGCTTAG
- a CDS encoding TIGR02450 family Trp-rich protein → MSKKQKFPYLVGSKWTARQTQMGWRHFQVVNRKNEGQWVFAEMVAACDPNVRFWLNAKQLKNRAMWQGGWQSLQEQGFEATETEPLETVIYPT, encoded by the coding sequence ATGTCCAAAAAGCAAAAGTTTCCTTATCTAGTTGGCTCCAAGTGGACAGCCCGACAAACCCAGATGGGATGGCGACATTTTCAAGTCGTGAATCGTAAAAATGAAGGTCAATGGGTCTTTGCGGAAATGGTAGCGGCCTGTGACCCCAATGTTCGCTTTTGGCTCAATGCCAAACAACTCAAAAATCGTGCGATGTGGCAGGGGGGCTGGCAGTCTCTACAAGAACAAGGCTTTGAAGCAACTGAAACCGAGCCCCTAGAGACGGTAATTTACCCAACTTAG
- a CDS encoding class I SAM-dependent methyltransferase, which yields MPPSSKTMQDLENSQPWPHQDWYRNDLTQRKSWYGGVAQAYDQARPRYPQALIRRAVELAQLPADAKILELGCGPGIATRPFAQLGYSIVCLEPSQAACQLTQQHCAAYPNVEVHNTSFEEWPLEAQEFHAVLAATSFHWIDPEIRHAKAAAALCDRGFLILLWNTPPQPSYEISQALEAVYQIHAPSLAGYEDHAFHAQNLNQIAQLVVGSGQFQHLLSEQLICEGTYSIDNYLMLLSTLSPYIALELQQREALFTDLQAVLEETCDGSLPTSYLSAFHIARKV from the coding sequence ATGCCGCCCAGTTCAAAAACCATGCAAGATCTAGAAAACTCGCAACCTTGGCCTCACCAAGATTGGTATCGCAACGATCTTACCCAAAGAAAAAGTTGGTATGGCGGAGTCGCCCAGGCTTACGACCAAGCCAGGCCACGGTATCCCCAGGCTCTAATTCGGCGAGCCGTAGAGTTGGCGCAACTTCCCGCTGATGCCAAGATTTTGGAATTGGGGTGTGGTCCTGGCATCGCAACTAGGCCATTCGCTCAGCTAGGCTACTCAATAGTTTGTCTGGAGCCAAGCCAAGCTGCTTGTCAGTTAACTCAGCAACACTGTGCAGCCTACCCAAACGTTGAGGTCCACAATACCTCCTTTGAAGAATGGCCATTAGAGGCCCAGGAGTTCCATGCGGTTCTGGCCGCGACTTCTTTCCACTGGATTGATCCTGAGATTAGACATGCCAAGGCTGCTGCTGCGCTGTGCGATCGCGGGTTTCTGATTTTGTTGTGGAACACACCTCCTCAGCCCAGCTACGAAATTTCTCAAGCATTAGAGGCGGTTTATCAAATTCATGCTCCGTCTCTAGCAGGCTATGAAGACCATGCCTTCCATGCGCAGAACTTGAACCAAATTGCTCAACTGGTGGTTGGCTCAGGGCAATTTCAGCACTTACTGTCCGAGCAGTTAATCTGCGAAGGTACCTACAGCATTGATAACTACCTAATGCTTTTGAGTACCTTATCCCCGTACATTGCCTTGGAGCTACAGCAGCGGGAGGCTTTATTTACAGATCTACAAGCAGTGCTAGAAGAAACCTGCGATGGTAGCCTGCCAACTTCCTATCTTTCCGCCTTCCATATTGCTCGAAAGGTCTGA
- the ndhN gene encoding NAD(P)H-quinone oxidoreductase subunit N, which yields MALIANGGKLIRDLEKSGSLGFYVPLEGGFEGRYQRRLRAAGYVTVHMSAKGLGDLGSYLTGVHGIRPPHLGKKDIRVYFAPPVINYHLENLPTHAKGLVLWLIEGHILSRQEVEFLTLLPTLEPRVKIVVERGGDRVCRWQPLQETLIPA from the coding sequence ATGGCACTTATCGCAAATGGCGGCAAACTAATTCGCGATTTAGAAAAGTCAGGCTCTTTAGGGTTCTATGTGCCCTTGGAAGGTGGTTTTGAAGGCCGCTATCAGCGACGTTTACGGGCTGCTGGCTATGTGACGGTGCATATGAGTGCGAAAGGGCTAGGCGACCTGGGAAGTTACTTGACTGGAGTTCATGGTATTCGTCCCCCTCACCTGGGCAAAAAAGATATTCGAGTTTACTTTGCGCCGCCGGTTATCAACTATCACCTAGAAAACCTGCCCACTCATGCCAAAGGTTTAGTGCTGTGGTTGATTGAAGGTCATATTCTGTCACGCCAAGAAGTAGAATTTCTGACCCTGCTGCCAACTCTGGAACCGCGAGTCAAGATAGTCGTAGAGCGCGGCGGCGATCGCGTCTGTCGCTGGCAGCCTTTGCAAGAAACATTGATTCCGGCTTAA
- a CDS encoding VWA domain-containing protein: MKDRDYTLIVDKSGSMSTPDQRGGRSRWMEVQESTLALARKCEQFDPDGITVYLFSGRFKRYDDVTSAKVEQLFQENDPAGTTNLAAVLQDATNYYFQRKAAGKTKPAGETILVITDGEPDDRRAVMEVIVDASRKMERDEELAISFIQIGADPQATKFLQALDEQLAGVGAKFDICDAITFADIEEMSLSEVLLNAIND; this comes from the coding sequence GTGAAAGATCGGGACTATACGCTCATCGTGGATAAAAGTGGCAGTATGTCCACTCCAGATCAGAGAGGTGGCCGCAGTCGTTGGATGGAAGTACAGGAGTCTACTTTGGCGCTGGCCCGCAAGTGTGAGCAGTTTGACCCGGATGGCATCACGGTTTATCTGTTCTCAGGACGCTTCAAGCGCTATGACGATGTGACTTCAGCCAAAGTAGAACAGCTCTTTCAAGAGAACGACCCCGCCGGAACCACCAACTTGGCGGCAGTGCTACAAGATGCCACCAATTATTACTTTCAGCGCAAAGCCGCTGGGAAAACAAAGCCCGCTGGCGAAACCATTTTGGTGATCACAGATGGGGAACCGGACGATCGCCGTGCGGTTATGGAGGTGATCGTTGATGCCTCCCGCAAAATGGAGCGAGATGAAGAATTAGCCATTTCGTTCATTCAAATTGGTGCTGATCCCCAAGCCACCAAATTTCTTCAAGCTTTAGACGAGCAACTCGCAGGGGTGGGCGCGAAGTTTGATATTTGTGATGCGATCACCTTTGCCGATATTGAGGAGATGAGTTTGAGCGAAGTGTTGCTCAATGCCATTAATGACTAG
- a CDS encoding salt stress protein, Slr1339 family, translating into MDSIERLLAQVKAQYSETPAPPAAPSPLPPSSPPAKPTSGRQPDPLDSLLAEIKGQYEVQDAIAQEARQQQLVAEQQRQAQAQQARRTALARTAQDWLKNLDPLSTEGLWFNQFAEQYPSKLEAAIDYLAALEADQ; encoded by the coding sequence ATGGACTCGATCGAACGGTTACTCGCACAAGTCAAAGCTCAATACAGCGAAACACCTGCACCGCCAGCCGCACCATCCCCGTTACCACCTAGCTCTCCTCCAGCAAAGCCAACTTCTGGGCGGCAGCCAGACCCGCTCGATAGCTTGTTGGCGGAGATCAAAGGCCAGTACGAGGTGCAGGACGCGATCGCACAGGAAGCTCGACAACAGCAATTAGTGGCGGAGCAACAGCGTCAAGCCCAAGCGCAACAAGCCCGTCGAACTGCTTTGGCTCGCACTGCCCAAGATTGGTTAAAGAATTTAGATCCGTTGTCTACGGAAGGGCTTTGGTTTAACCAATTTGCTGAGCAATACCCTTCTAAGCTGGAAGCCGCAATCGATTATTTAGCCGCTTTAGAAGCAGATCAGTAG
- the ldpA gene encoding circadian clock protein LdpA, with protein MTNFDHPLRSLREGRWFKLICGASFQHLPAVRNLTLAYALAGADCIDVAADPAVIAIAQAALDTADDIALASQHPSLAWQGRPWLMVSLNDGEDPHFRKAEFNPTLCPSDCPRPCETICPAQAIVFEQPQQNQPEQFSGVIDARCYGCGRCLPICPIQQITTRSHVFTPEAIAPLVLQAGVDALEIHTQVGRLADFQRLWQAIAPWAGQLKLLAISCPDGDGLIDYLWSIYQTVSPLACALVWQTDGRPMSGDIGDGATRAAVKLGQKVLAANLPGFVQLAGGTNRHTVEKLNSLGLLASPSLQKYIAGVAYGSYARVLLSPILEQLESLSLPISGPSSEAIALAEAPLQPIQSVQSLPLESQPHLLWPAVDLAHSLVSQIKTPSALNQTLLS; from the coding sequence GTGACTAATTTTGACCATCCCTTACGTTCTCTAAGGGAGGGACGCTGGTTTAAATTAATTTGCGGAGCCAGTTTCCAACATCTCCCTGCCGTCCGAAACTTAACTTTAGCCTACGCGTTGGCTGGTGCTGATTGTATTGATGTTGCCGCAGACCCAGCGGTAATCGCGATCGCCCAAGCAGCTTTAGACACAGCGGACGACATTGCGCTCGCCTCTCAGCATCCCTCTTTAGCTTGGCAGGGCCGCCCGTGGCTGATGGTGAGCCTAAATGACGGTGAAGATCCCCATTTCCGCAAAGCAGAATTTAACCCAACTTTATGTCCTTCTGACTGTCCTCGGCCTTGCGAAACGATTTGCCCCGCGCAAGCAATTGTCTTTGAGCAACCACAGCAAAACCAACCGGAGCAATTTTCTGGAGTTATAGATGCCCGTTGCTATGGTTGCGGACGGTGTTTACCCATTTGTCCGATTCAGCAAATTACGACTCGCTCCCATGTGTTTACTCCGGAAGCGATCGCCCCTTTAGTACTGCAAGCGGGCGTAGATGCTCTAGAGATTCACACCCAAGTAGGGCGGCTAGCTGATTTCCAGCGACTTTGGCAGGCGATCGCTCCTTGGGCGGGACAACTCAAATTACTAGCGATTAGTTGTCCGGATGGCGATGGCCTAATTGACTACCTCTGGTCAATTTATCAAACGGTTTCGCCGCTAGCCTGTGCTTTAGTTTGGCAAACAGATGGTCGGCCCATGAGTGGTGATATTGGAGACGGTGCGACCCGTGCCGCCGTCAAGTTAGGCCAAAAAGTGTTGGCAGCCAACTTGCCAGGATTTGTGCAGTTAGCAGGAGGAACTAACCGTCATACCGTCGAGAAGCTAAACAGCTTAGGGCTTCTAGCTTCCCCAAGCCTACAGAAATACATTGCTGGAGTGGCCTATGGTAGTTACGCACGAGTGTTGTTGTCTCCAATTTTGGAGCAGCTAGAAAGTTTGTCCCTGCCTATCTCTGGACCATCTTCTGAAGCGATCGCCTTAGCCGAAGCACCACTGCAACCAATTCAATCAGTGCAATCCCTGCCCCTGGAAAGCCAACCGCACCTACTTTGGCCCGCAGTTGATTTAGCGCACTCCTTGGTGAGCCAAATCAAGACACCGTCCGCTCTCAATCAAACTTTGCTTTCCTAA